In Vigna angularis cultivar LongXiaoDou No.4 chromosome 8, ASM1680809v1, whole genome shotgun sequence, the DNA window acactacGTGGTGATGATGGAAGATTAAAGTGTTTTAAATACTCTAAATCAGTTCAgcaaatcaatcaaattctaagaaaatgtgttttaaatgttatataaattaatccaacaaatcaatcaaattttaacaaaacatAGTTAGAATTCTTCTACAACTAGTATATCTTTTTCTTCTGAGTTACGTTACTCTATCGGAAAATCTAGTTGTCACGTGGAACACGGTAGCTTAACTCATGACTTCAGTGACAAGAAAATTACTCTAGTAATCtctctaaattatttaatctaatCTATTTTGCCAAtccattttcaaattcagaCATGTAATAGTtcctcaaatttcaaaatttcccagTTTAAGCTCACCATCAGTTGAATATCCATGCTAGATAAAGGAaaggacaatttttttttactttcaaattaaaaagtaataaacgTCAACtagaggaagaaaatgaaatgggaaaaatcacatttacatgaagtattataaaaaaaaatataacagaaaATTCGCCACTGTGTGTATCTTAAAAAATTTCGAGCTCTCGTTGTGTTTGTCCAACAGAAAACCAAATATCAATACATTGTAAACGATTTCGCATGACTACCGAAAGAACAACGTAGCGCTCCTTTGATCAGATGTTATGTCTCTTTTTCTCTTGTATTCTCTTAGGATCCAAATCAAGTAACGTGTATCTTTGAAAATTCCGGAGCTCAAGTTCTTTTTGTAGGCAAATTATCTGAGAGTCGCATActgttgagagggtcgcacctcacacaaaagttgattgcaaaattaatgcaatataagctaggaagtgactcctagatcatctctcaaggaccaaatttagttcagtctcagatcaaacacattgtgggggggtttgtgaagattttttttagaatgcaagtgaactaaattaaaatgcgAATGTGAACACGGAAAGAAACGAAGAATTAAAATGGTTGGTGAGTGAAGCTAACATTACAACTAAATCAAAGAAAACTTGCGTGACTCACTTAAATTGAAATTGCTAAATCAGAAAACGTAACATTGAAAGTGACAAGCAtgagaaatgaaattaaatgcGCAAGGTGTGGAAAGCGGCAGTAGACATAAAACATTCAATGCAAAAACTTTAACTAATTTAAAGGAGTGAGAATTAACTTCCGTGTGACAATGAGCATTGAAAGAAATGGTGAGTAAGCACAAAATGATTTAAAAGTTAGCAAACATTCATGAATGTATTCAATATGAAAATTGTAACCAAATTAAGTATAAGATCAAGCATTTAAAATAATCTGAAACAAGACCCTTGGAGCTCATCTCACGTGGACATGGCAGCAGGAGCCCTTCTCCCTAAGCACACGTGTGTTTCTTCCACCATCCAAAACTCTGGACCCGTGACAACACCACTTCATTTCTCCATGAAAATGAATCAGCACCTGTGCTTTCTCTCCAGCCCAGCCGTGACACCACCCTTCTCAAATTTAATGCGCTACATTTTTCtaagcaaaaaataaaataaaatgtttctgCGGAGTCGGACCGGGAAAGACTCCTGCCGCCTCCGTCCTGAAACACTCCTTTTCCAATGTTCCGGACTCCTTCCTTTGTCTCCTTCTGCTGGTGGTATCAGTGTAATAGGGGGTGGACCTGATCCTTGGATCctttatttatatgatttttagaGGAGATTTCATAATCGTTTCTCAATTGTCAAGCAAGGGACCCACCCCTCATATTTGCTGCCTAAACAAGGGATTTGCTGCCCATTTAGGTAAGCAAGGGGTCCCTCCACTGTCTCCTTCAATTATTTGTTAGTTACTCATTTGCGCATTACACCTGCTTGAATTGCTGTCATGACCGACCGCGGaagctttgtcgagaccgagGGAAGGCTTTGTCGAGGCCGAGCGGAAGgctttgtcgagaccgagcgTCTGATTATTAAGACTGTACTAAGTCCTCCGATCGGATATATGGCGTGCCCACTTCCGGTCGGTCGTCCGTCCAGGGTagtaacataagccccccaagccctagcaaaattatgatatttgCGTTGGGTTTGTAATGTTATATCAATCAGTAGTATATTTTACCTGAGTTTATTCATGCTGAGGCCGAGCGGGCCGATAATAtgttgaggccgagcggccaatAATACACTGAGGCCGAGCGGCCATAGAATAGgttgaggccgagcggccaatATGATGATGAGGCCGAGCGGGCCAATAATgtgttgaggccgaacggctgTGAATACATTGCCCGAGCGGGATTGCCATTCGGTCTTCATATATTGAGATGAGttttacctcttatccgagcAGGATTTACTGtcggtcttcaaatatttatagtggaatttacctcttatccgagcAGGATTTACCGTCGatcttcatatatttatagaggaatttacctcttatccgagcgggatttaccgtcggtcttcaaatatttatagaggaatttacctcttatccgagcgggatttaccgtcggtcttcaaatatttatagaggaaattacctcttatccgagcgggatttaccgtcggTCTTCATCTTCTAACTGAAACCTTCATTAAATATACTTTAGCTTCTTCGGGATCGATAGGTCGGCCTAAATTGGacttaatttatttcataataaaagcATAAGTTAATAACAAAAGCATGAATCAATTGAGACCGAGCTTAAACATGATAATAGTAAAATTGTGGGCGCTTCTCTTCAGTTGATCACTCCACGAAGCGGTTGTTCCCGACTACGGTTGGGACTGTGACTATAGCCTTGTCTCCGTTCGTCTTTCCTGCTCGCCCGCTCGAGGCTCCTTCTCGAATGTCCATCCTTAGGGAGATCGTATCTTGCTCCTTTTATATATCTTTGTAAATGTCCCGCCCGGATGAGATTCTCTATTTCGTTTTTTAATGTAATGCACTCTTCTGTATTATGTCCATGGTTTTGATGGTACCGACAACTTCTCCTTTCATCTGCATCTCTTGGGGATGGTTTCCTCAAAGGTGTGATAAGTTCCGCTCTAAAGGCTTCTTCAAGAACTTTTGCCCTAGGTGCATTGAGTGTTGTATAACGGTGAAACTTGGATGGCCTGTGTAACTCTCTATTCTTATCGTTACTCCCGAACGGTCGTTTGCCGTCCTTTCCACTTCCACTTGCATCACCCTCTTGCTTTCGTTTCTTTTGTGACAAAAGCATTTCCTCCATACGGATGAACTCGGTCGTTCGCTCTTGGAGTTCCTCCATCGTTTTTGGCGGTCGTGCGTATAGTTTTTCCGCAAAGTATCCTGGTCTCATACAAGAAGGcagattattaataataaaagattgatCAACCTCTTTAACTCGTCGCGTGGTTTCCGTATATCTCTTCATAAAAGCCTTCAGAGTTTCTCCTTTCTCTTGTTTGGTATTTATTAAATCCACAGGCGTTACCTCCTGTTTCTGATTGGATGCATATTGTCTCCTAAAGAGGTCTTCCACAGTAgcgaagcaatccactgtgtTGGGAGGAAGAGTATTATACCATTCCAATGCCTCTTCCTTAAGTGATAATGAGAAAGCTCTACACATGATAGGGTCACTGTCCGTATAAAATGCCATTGAATTACCGAGCGGCCAAGAATCCATTGAGGCCGAGCGGCGAGCGGCAGAGAATAGCTTTAGTCCGAGCGGCCGAGAATAAATTGAGGCCGAGCGGACGAGAACAAATTGAGGCCGAGCGGGTTGAATCCGAGCAGATTGAGTCCGAGCGGCCGAGAAGAAattgaggccgagcggccaaGAATCCATTGAGGCCGAGCGGCCGAGAATATGTTGTGTCCGAGCGGCCGAGAACAATTTGAGGCCGAGCGGGTTGAATCCGAGCGGATTGAGTCCGAGCGGCCGAGAAGAAattgaggccgagcggccaaGAATCCATTGAGGCCGAGCGGCCGAGAATATGTTGAGACACCCTTCCGCCCCTGGCCTGCGAAGTCGCCTGCTACACAGTCCCTGCCGAAACTGCTGTAAACAGGTTCCTGGAGAATTTCAATATCTCCAGCACTTCAGATTTTTATAAGTTCAAATTGTGAGAATAGTAGCCCGGTTGATGCAGCTCTAAATTTGAACGCCTTCATCCAGCCATGAACTGGCAATGAATATATCGGAGGTGCCACCAGTGTCAGCATTTCCTCTCTCTATTTCTGGACCCCTCTTTTTCATGAGGCttttttgatgaaattatttatcCAAAGGGGAGCCTGACGCCCCCTTACAGCTGTAGATATTCATTTGTCCTTTCCTAAATAATGGAGTAAAAGAAAGAAGCAAGCCAAAGCCAAAATAATGTAATGTAACCTCCACTGGAAGTTAACGTAACAGTTAAAATTATTGACAACATTATCATATATCACATTTTTAAAGATCCATGTGATTATCGTAGAACTAGAATAAgtggtaaaataataaaattttaatgagaAAGTTTAGAATCTTAAGGATTTTCCACTCATCTTTTTCTAAACTTCAACCGACGGCATCTATATGATGAGCCTTTCCGAAGGTAGACTCAAGTTCAATGTCCATATATCTGGATATTCCTGGaaattctcaaaacaaaagacatcaaatttattattgaacTTTTTGTTCTTAGTGCAAAACCTGGTACTGATCCGAAGTAACCATGTTGAGACTGAGCACGTGTTTGATTTTATGTGGTTTCATGGGGATGCCACTCCTCCCCACAGacggcgccaaaatgtttctgcgGAATCGGACCAAGGAAGATTCCGGCCGCCTCCATCCTGAAACACTCCTTCTCCTGTGTTCTGTGCTCCTTCCCTCGCCTCTGTGCTCCTCCTCCTGCTACCGGTATCAGTGTAATGGGGGGTGGACCTGCAATAAAACCTTCGACGATCAAGTCAGAATGGGTTTTTATCAGCGGAAGCTGTCGAGACCGATCGAAAGCTGTCGAGACCGACCGCGGAAGCTGTTGAGACCGATCGGAAGCTGTCGAGACCGATCGGCGGACTGTTGAGAATGTATTCCGGTCGGTTGTCCAGGCGTGCTGGGTATTCCGGTCGGTTATCCGTCCATGGTAGTAACATGTTCAAAgccaaaaccctaaaaatcaaAACTCAGAAAGTGGCGGCTGGATGCAGCTCCAGGCCGAGACACCTCCTTCCAGGACCCCCTTTCTTTTCACTCCTTTGTCTTTTTTAAACCCTCATGAAGCCCTCCAAACTGTTGGGCCTGCTTCTTGCGTGTTGCTGCTGCTTTACGTGTGCACCCCTTCAAGCTTGAAGGTCTTCTCCTGCCTTGGGCCGTGGTGGGCCTTGATGTTGGACCAAGTTCGTGTTGATGTTGTCCGCGTGTTCCTTCACTCAACATAATCACCGCTTCTTTATtggaagaaaggaagagaagcTTCTCATCCCTGCTGCTTGGATGCTGGACCGTGAAGGCTGCTGGACGTGCGTATTGCTCCTAGACGTGCGTTCTTCTCCAAGCTGCTGGCCGCGTGCGTCACATGTGCGGACGTAGCACTTCATCCTTACTGGACGTGCGTATTGCTCCTGGACGTGCGTTCTTCTCCAAGCTGATGGCCGCGTGCGTCACATGTGCGGACGTAGCACTTCATCCTTACTGGACGTGCGTATTGCTCCTGGACGTGCGTTCTTCTCCAAGCTGCTGGCCACTTCTCTCAAAAGCTGCTGCCCGCGTGCGTCACATGTGCAGACGTAGCACTTCATCCTTACTGGACGTGCGTATTCTATCTGCTGGGCTTGCTGCTGCTCAAAAGATGGACGCGTGGTGCCTTCTGTGCTTGCTGGACGCTCCCCATGGGCCGTCTCTGTGTGAACCCAGCGTGGACGTCCGTTGCTGCCCCAGCTGGACGCTGCTATCCACTCTGCTGGACGTGCGTGTGGAGTGTGCTGGACGTGCGCTGTCTCCCAAGCTGCTGGAAGCGTGAATCCAAACCAGGCCGTGCGTGCCATCTGCTGGACGCTCCCCCTTGTGGGCCGTGTGGATTGCTGGACGATGACGTGCTTTCCATCCGCGCCAGCTCTTCTTCTAATGTGGAGAACACTGCTGGACCAGGCCCTCTTCCGTGACAAGCTGCTGCCAAGCTGGACCAGAATTTCAGTTGCACCTCCAAAAAGTAAATCCACACCTCTCACgttttagtttaaacaaaattgatgtcacattttcttttgacctccaaaatgtcccaaatattatccaacaattttcctacaattaataatgaaaataattagctcaaataattcaaattaattaaaataagaatttttggtcaatttaagcacaattagtaaaaatggaaaaataccggacattttagcataattccctgattaaattcggtacaataaactaagtgaagtgaagaaaatatcgactcatcaaaatagaccacacttagtcttttgcactcctgggcaaaatcaagaccaAGGAATAGTTTAGAGGACATCCAGGGAAGTGACACAACActcaacacaaaaaaaaaacaaagactaACAATGACAGAAACAAaattacacagttctcaaggaATCTGGACCAAGAAAGGAAGTAGACAATATTGTCAGAGcagctgcagcggaatggttagcgtgggaacaaaccaagagggggggtgaattggttattttcaaatattatccctttttaatatttttctcttaatttcttactaagcagataattaaacttaaataacagagtaagggaaagagaaaaattacacaggtattttatcctggttcagatcactaggatcctacgtccagtcgcttatctcaaacaagataaacctttttcactatcacaaaactattacaaatattagtcacacagaaaaacaatttgtaacaatttagaaattaccacctctcttgaaaccacaagagatgaacttacacctcctttgaatcttcacaaaggatgatcacctccttcgaatgcttcacgaaggatgattctcttccagacacttcctcagacacaccaaggatgatcaagctattcctctgtcaccgcagtaccacttcaggactttgcagacaagagtttccttagcttcagcaatttcacagagttctcaaaagagttcagagtacttgagcacaagggaagagttggagttgagagaaaatgagagtctatttatagactcatccaaaggctcctccattttcgcttttagactttctgacagtgttaatcgattagctacagtggttaatcgattaacaacccaacggatacttcaacggctctaaaaacggctagtttttcaaacgttcaccttgttaatcgattaacagcccttgttaatcgattaacgctaatcgattaacaccctctgttaatcgattagcactgcactgcttggcttcttcatggcgcactggaacaatcgattaacagcccttgttaatcgattaacgctaatcgattagcacctcttgttaatcgattagcactgcacagaattttgcttatggcttatttttacatcacttttgaatgcatacataaaactactaattttcctatgttcatacaattattacaaaagattacaagtcttcaaagatcattcttcatgagtcttgtttgttcttgactttgaattggacatcatcaaaacttcatcttcatcaatttgctaacaaatatccaacacaaaatcaatcAGAGAAAGCAAAtactcatgaaatcatccaagcaattcaagacatggcaaaatgatcaatcagctcaagaggtgaatcaaaagtaacaaaaactcacagatgcactatcagtgtttctctcaagtgtctacgGTAAGcaatttcaactcaatgcactcaagaaaagcaagcaacaacagacttggcaagcctctaatatcaacactcaagcacatacgcatgttcaaatcaaaaggtcttttatggatgtaatggggccaaggacatgGGAGGATAacatatggatgagaagctataaaccaaaagaaatagaggagcaatggggaacaagtgtaaacacaatCAACTCACACccaaaagttgtgcataaaagaatgcagtatagtgctaggaagtgactcctaggtcgtctctcaaggaccaaatatgGTTCAGTCTTAGCTCTAACAAGTAGTGGGAGGTTTTGAGTTTGTTGTTGTggacaaaagaaataaattgcagtaaaaataaattaaaacagtGAAAACcgaaacagtaaaaaaaaacgTGCAAACAGTAAAATCACAAAATGGTAAAAACGAAAATCAACACAGTGCAATGAAAATGAAACTGGAAAACATGACTGAATGGTAAACGTTCAGAAAACTTTGGTTCAGAAAAGCAAACAGCTTGCAGAAAATGTAATTTcagatttcaaaacagtaaaacagaAGGAGAAATTTGCAGCAGAATAATAAAAACGAAAATTTAAAGTGCATCAGAGAAAATGAAATGTTCAAACAGCAGCGTAAAACATCATATCAGCAGAAATTTAAAATCGCAGAAAGCATGAGACTGGCGGAAATTAAACTGCGACAGAAATAAAACAGTAAATAAACCTGGAAGCTCAGAAGCGGAATTTGAAATGAGACTGGAAATTACACTGAAGTTCATTACAGAAAACAAGAAATTATACTAACATCACATCATATTGATCActggaaatggaaaagaaacCCCAAACCTCCCCAAGGGGGAGGGGGAAAAATTACACAGAGCCGAAAACTAGGAAGCCTCTACCCTACTCCTACTCCTATACAAGCTTCCATCTTCTCTTCCGTTTCCAACACTGGACCAGGGCCGTGACACTCTTCTCTTCAAGCTTGCTGGATTTGGACGTTGCTGCCAGATGTGCTAGATGGGAGCTGCATT includes these proteins:
- the LOC108318961 gene encoding uncharacterized protein LOC108318961 is translated as MAFYTDSDPIMCRAFSLSLKEEALEWYNTLPPNTVDCFATVEDLFRRQYASNQKQEVTPVDLINTKQEKGETLKAFMKRYTETTRRVKEVDQSFIINNLPSCMRPGYFAEKLYARPPKTMEELQERTTEFIRMEEMLLSQKKRKQEGDASGSGKDGKRPFGSNDKNRELHRPSKFHRYTTLNAPRAKVLEEAFRAELITPLRKPSPRDADERRSCRYHQNHGHNTEECITLKNEIENLIRAGHLQRYIKGARYDLPKDGHSRRSLERASRKDERRQGYSHSPNRSREQPLRGVIN